In the genome of Francisella salimarina, one region contains:
- the tyrA gene encoding bifunctional chorismate mutase/prephenate dehydrogenase — translation MQKRICIIGGSGEMGQMTQNIFSKFLPEYALTIFDESDWQTPEQKLANQDIVVLSVPIYLTDEIIKKTISYLSEGTILADYTSIKKEPLDSMLANYDGPVVGLHPIFGPTISSPDNQVIVVCDGKQQDKYQYFIDDLARIGFSIEKMTPEEHDEAMTFIQGIEHFSVYCLGLFLKHKNVDIQRMLKLASPVYKMELNIVGRLFSQGPGLYADIIMSDKQRQQTITEFAEFVNSNAEKVSDGDKQTFIENFKAVKEWMGDFAPQSYKNTDKLLLKKKGY, via the coding sequence ATGCAAAAAAGAATTTGTATAATTGGTGGTAGTGGTGAAATGGGTCAGATGACTCAAAATATCTTTAGCAAATTCCTACCTGAGTATGCACTAACTATTTTTGATGAAAGTGATTGGCAAACCCCCGAGCAAAAACTTGCTAATCAAGACATTGTTGTATTATCTGTACCAATATATTTAACTGATGAAATTATCAAAAAAACAATATCCTATCTTTCTGAAGGCACTATATTAGCTGACTATACTAGTATCAAAAAAGAACCTTTAGATAGTATGTTAGCTAATTATGATGGTCCTGTGGTGGGGCTACATCCCATATTTGGTCCAACTATTAGCTCTCCCGACAATCAGGTAATTGTAGTCTGTGATGGTAAACAGCAAGATAAGTATCAATACTTTATCGATGATCTAGCGAGAATTGGCTTTAGTATCGAAAAAATGACTCCCGAAGAGCATGATGAAGCTATGACTTTTATCCAAGGTATTGAGCATTTTAGTGTCTACTGTCTAGGTCTATTTCTTAAGCACAAAAATGTTGATATTCAAAGAATGCTAAAGTTAGCGAGCCCTGTATATAAAATGGAACTCAACATTGTTGGTAGACTTTTTAGCCAAGGTCCAGGCTTATATGCTGATATTATTATGTCAGATAAGCAAAGACAGCAAACTATCACCGAATTTGCTGAATTTGTAAACTCTAATGCTGAAAAAGTATCAGATGGCGATAAACAAACATTTATCGAGAACTTCAAAGCAGTTAAAGAATGGATGGGAGATTTCGCCCCTCAGTCTTATAAGAATACAGATAAGCTACTACTTAAAAAGAAAGGCTACTAA
- a CDS encoding transglutaminase family protein — translation MALKVVISHKTQYKYDKKISLSPHIIRLRPAPHSRTPIESYSLKIKPNSHFINWQQDPFGNYLARLVFPERTDEFSIDVEIIADMITINPFDFFVEEGAKDYPFQYKNDLKKELAPYLELEDDSKELRNFVASVDKSKKPIIDFLVEINQKIYDTLDYTIRLEPGVQTPKETLDKKLGSCRDFSWLFVQVLRHLGLAARFVSGYLVQLKADVDSLDGPNGPEEDFTDLHAWTEVYVPGAGWIGLDSTSGLFAGEGHIPLACTPHYNSAHAIEGATDVCETEFFYENKVTRIFESPRVTKPYTENQWQDIYNLGFKVDRDLVENDVRLTMGGEPTFVSIDDMESAQWNTEADGPHKRELANKLSRKLLSSTTNGGLLHHAQGKWYPGEPLPRWQTTVYWRKDGNPVWKSPELLADMSKSYPYKTADAKKFLSTLSLILGVSDQNIIAAYEDPIYYIMKEAELPVDVDPMKYNLKDPLERRTIAEKLSFGLDEEVGYALPLDFGKTKWISSKWEFRRGNMFLLAGNSPLGFRLPLDSLILKPHVEIEKSVETDLFASYPNLGDYITPVEQRAKEINSNTTPHNTYSAFVRTAISTEIRNNKLCIFLPPINDTEVFLDLIASIEATAKKLNMAVIIEGYEPPQDNRTDRIKVTPDPGVIEVNIQPAHSWKELSDNILGLYEDARQCRLGTEKFAIDGKHTGTGGGNHVTLGAAKPSDSPLLRRPNLLRSLITFWQHHPGLSYLFSGAFIGPTSQAPRVDEGRLENLYELEIAFSQIPDDDSNVPFWLVDRLFRHMLTDITGNTHRSEFCIDKLYSPDSSSGRLGILELRAFDMPPHSQMALLQMLLVRALVSCFWKKPYKHDLVRWGTRLHDKFLLEHYVKEDIREVVQFLNDEGYEFKLEWFDPFFEFRFPLYGMTTINNMHCEIRAAIEPWHVLGEESSSQGTARYVDSSVERLQLKIQNFNDERYAVTCNGVQIPLSKTNIEGEYVSGVRYKAWQPWSALHPTIGVDTPLTFDIVDKWNNRSIGGFNYFVSHPGGRSYETFPVNSYEAESRRINRYWDFNHSQGDLVENDPVVSATGNTTYNNETNRVIVDKKGSSKQFNYHKMPKNKEYPFTLDLRQKWIKNN, via the coding sequence ATGGCTTTAAAAGTAGTTATTTCTCATAAAACTCAATATAAGTACGATAAGAAAATTTCATTATCTCCTCATATAATAAGATTAAGACCAGCTCCGCATAGCAGAACACCGATAGAATCTTACTCGCTTAAAATTAAGCCAAATAGCCATTTTATTAATTGGCAACAAGACCCTTTTGGAAACTATCTAGCAAGATTAGTCTTTCCTGAACGAACTGATGAATTTAGTATTGATGTTGAGATTATTGCTGACATGATTACCATTAATCCTTTTGATTTCTTTGTTGAAGAAGGAGCAAAGGACTACCCTTTCCAGTACAAAAACGATTTGAAAAAAGAGTTAGCACCATATCTAGAGTTAGAAGATGATTCAAAAGAATTAAGAAACTTTGTTGCATCAGTAGATAAGTCTAAGAAACCTATAATAGACTTCTTAGTGGAAATAAATCAAAAAATATACGACACTCTTGATTATACTATCCGCCTTGAGCCAGGTGTACAAACACCTAAAGAAACACTTGATAAGAAACTAGGTAGCTGTCGAGACTTCTCTTGGTTATTTGTACAGGTTCTAAGACATCTTGGACTTGCAGCAAGATTTGTATCTGGCTATTTAGTACAACTAAAAGCTGATGTTGATTCATTAGATGGACCTAATGGCCCAGAAGAAGATTTTACAGACTTACATGCTTGGACTGAAGTTTATGTACCTGGAGCAGGCTGGATTGGTCTAGACTCTACTAGTGGGCTTTTTGCTGGAGAAGGCCATATTCCACTAGCTTGTACTCCTCACTACAATAGTGCTCATGCTATCGAGGGCGCTACTGATGTCTGTGAAACAGAGTTCTTCTACGAGAACAAGGTCACAAGAATATTTGAGTCTCCAAGAGTTACCAAACCATATACAGAAAACCAATGGCAAGATATTTACAATTTAGGCTTCAAAGTTGATAGGGACCTGGTTGAAAATGATGTGCGATTAACGATGGGAGGTGAGCCAACTTTCGTATCTATAGATGATATGGAATCAGCTCAGTGGAATACAGAAGCTGATGGCCCACACAAAAGAGAGCTGGCGAATAAACTATCTAGAAAACTATTATCATCTACAACTAATGGTGGATTATTACATCATGCTCAAGGTAAATGGTACCCAGGAGAACCTCTTCCAAGATGGCAAACTACTGTTTATTGGCGAAAAGATGGCAATCCAGTATGGAAAAGTCCTGAACTATTGGCAGATATGAGCAAATCATATCCATATAAAACTGCTGATGCTAAAAAATTTCTATCTACACTATCTTTGATTTTGGGAGTTAGCGATCAAAATATCATAGCTGCTTATGAAGATCCTATCTACTACATAATGAAAGAGGCTGAGCTTCCTGTAGATGTCGACCCAATGAAATATAATCTCAAAGATCCTTTAGAAAGACGTACTATAGCTGAGAAATTGAGTTTTGGATTAGATGAAGAGGTTGGTTATGCCTTACCCTTAGATTTTGGTAAAACAAAATGGATAAGCTCCAAATGGGAGTTTAGAAGAGGAAATATGTTCTTATTAGCAGGTAATTCTCCGCTTGGCTTTAGACTTCCTTTAGACTCATTAATTCTTAAGCCACATGTCGAGATTGAAAAATCTGTCGAAACAGATTTATTTGCATCATACCCTAACCTTGGCGACTATATAACGCCAGTTGAGCAAAGAGCAAAAGAGATTAATTCAAATACGACACCTCATAACACTTATAGTGCATTTGTAAGAACTGCTATTTCTACAGAAATTAGAAATAATAAGCTATGTATATTCTTACCACCGATAAATGATACTGAAGTATTCTTAGATCTGATAGCCTCTATAGAAGCAACTGCTAAGAAACTAAATATGGCAGTTATTATAGAGGGTTATGAGCCACCTCAAGATAATAGAACAGATAGAATAAAAGTAACTCCAGATCCAGGTGTAATAGAAGTAAACATACAGCCAGCGCACTCATGGAAAGAGCTAAGTGACAATATACTTGGTTTATATGAAGATGCTAGACAATGTAGACTTGGCACTGAGAAGTTTGCAATTGATGGCAAACACACTGGTACTGGTGGTGGTAACCATGTCACTCTAGGAGCTGCTAAGCCAAGTGATTCACCACTTTTAAGAAGACCTAATTTACTTAGAAGTCTAATAACATTTTGGCAACATCACCCTGGTTTATCATACTTATTTAGTGGTGCATTTATTGGTCCTACTTCTCAAGCACCAAGAGTCGATGAAGGCAGATTAGAAAATCTATACGAATTAGAAATAGCCTTCTCACAGATACCTGATGATGACTCAAATGTACCATTCTGGTTAGTTGATAGATTGTTTAGACATATGCTGACTGATATTACTGGTAACACACACAGAAGTGAGTTTTGTATCGACAAACTTTACTCACCAGATAGTAGCTCTGGCAGATTAGGTATTTTAGAGCTTAGAGCCTTTGATATGCCTCCTCACTCTCAGATGGCGCTATTGCAAATGTTATTAGTAAGAGCATTGGTATCTTGTTTTTGGAAAAAACCATATAAACACGACTTAGTACGCTGGGGGACAAGACTACATGATAAATTCTTATTAGAGCATTATGTAAAAGAAGATATTAGAGAAGTTGTACAGTTCCTAAATGATGAAGGCTATGAGTTTAAACTTGAATGGTTTGATCCATTCTTTGAGTTTAGATTCCCTCTATATGGTATGACTACTATCAACAATATGCACTGCGAGATAAGAGCTGCTATAGAACCATGGCATGTATTAGGTGAAGAATCTAGCTCTCAAGGAACCGCAAGATATGTTGACTCTTCTGTAGAGAGATTACAGCTGAAAATCCAAAACTTTAACGATGAAAGATATGCTGTAACATGTAATGGTGTACAAATCCCATTATCAAAGACAAATATTGAAGGCGAGTATGTCAGTGGTGTTCGATACAAAGCATGGCAGCCGTGGTCAGCATTACATCCAACTATTGGTGTTGATACTCCATTAACTTTTGATATCGTTGATAAATGGAATAATAGATCTATAGGTGGCTTTAACTACTTTGTTTCCCATCCGGGTGGCAGAAGTTATGAGACATTCCCTGTTAACTCATACGAAGCGGAATCACGTAGAATTAACAGATACTGGGATTTCAATCATTCTCAAGGCGATCTTGTTGAAAATGATCCTGTTGTATCAGCTACTGGCAATACTACCTATAATAATGAAACCAATAGAGTTATTGTAGATAAAAAAGGTAGTTCTAAACAGTTTAACTACCATAAAATGCCTAAAAACAAAGAATATCCATTTACTTTAGACTTAAGACAAAAATGGATAAAAAATAACTAA
- a CDS encoding glycosyltransferase family 39 protein, producing MKKIFPLVLFVVLYLLIWDGLTLLIHSPYSISPDTAENIMWGMHPSLMYDKHPGLGALFLRPFVLLFSPLLANLLATSICIVVTWLYVYKIMRLYFEHKEAIFVTLLSLLSFFYMGEFFLQYNQNIILLPFWTASAYYFIKAVNSNRVIYWLLTALIVALAVYAKFQIAIVAIAMLMYLIFNYKIHYTKNILLSAIFGFVLLIPGMVSLYELNFITIHYAAARVAEPDSGMLFNIFNGLFDSIFQLLNFAVAIVILVYLAFRKNLVRGDSKLANNQKAIVYIGVVPYIIFCLLEMFNGTLPTEWLVCATALFIPAIYVLLRLKVSNISIYKIVMFGLIVNLIYFIVFNINTFTNNRIEHNNIGNGIAVVADNLIKDNHLAYPEYASGSWDYGLYLTAFMSKHPNFVREWYKLSSKGSMVMVFPGCGGEYGYIDNDIKTLGYKVIYKKCQNVQLVDKIKPQEKPFTFYFVEK from the coding sequence ATGAAAAAAATATTTCCTCTGGTTCTTTTTGTCGTTTTGTATCTTTTGATATGGGATGGGCTAACTCTCTTGATTCATTCTCCTTATAGTATTTCTCCGGATACTGCAGAAAATATTATGTGGGGTATGCATCCAAGTTTAATGTATGATAAGCATCCAGGGTTAGGTGCACTATTCCTTAGACCATTTGTATTACTTTTTTCACCATTATTAGCGAATCTATTAGCAACATCTATTTGTATAGTCGTTACTTGGCTCTATGTATACAAGATAATGAGGCTATATTTTGAGCATAAAGAAGCTATTTTTGTTACGCTACTATCATTATTAAGCTTTTTTTATATGGGAGAGTTTTTTCTTCAATATAATCAAAATATAATATTGTTGCCATTTTGGACAGCAAGTGCTTATTACTTTATAAAAGCTGTAAATTCTAATAGAGTTATCTATTGGCTCTTAACAGCTTTAATAGTTGCTTTAGCAGTTTATGCTAAGTTTCAAATAGCTATAGTAGCAATCGCAATGCTGATGTATTTAATATTTAATTACAAGATTCATTATACTAAGAATATCTTATTATCAGCTATATTTGGTTTTGTATTGCTAATACCAGGTATGGTTTCTTTGTATGAGCTTAACTTTATCACTATACATTATGCCGCAGCTAGAGTTGCGGAACCTGATTCAGGTATGCTTTTTAATATATTTAATGGCTTATTTGATAGTATATTTCAGCTACTTAATTTTGCTGTTGCTATAGTTATCCTTGTATATTTAGCTTTTAGAAAGAATTTAGTGAGAGGTGACTCTAAATTAGCCAATAACCAAAAGGCTATAGTTTATATAGGAGTTGTTCCATATATAATTTTTTGTTTATTAGAAATGTTTAATGGAACATTACCAACAGAGTGGTTAGTGTGTGCTACAGCACTATTTATTCCAGCAATATATGTGTTATTAAGGCTGAAAGTTTCTAATATTTCTATATATAAAATAGTAATGTTTGGTTTGATTGTGAATCTGATTTATTTTATTGTGTTTAATATAAATACTTTCACAAATAATAGGATAGAGCATAATAACATTGGCAATGGTATTGCCGTAGTAGCCGATAATTTAATTAAAGATAATCATTTAGCTTACCCAGAGTATGCATCAGGAAGCTGGGATTATGGACTTTATCTGACAGCATTTATGAGTAAGCATCCTAACTTTGTAAGAGAGTGGTACAAATTAAGCTCTAAAGGCTCTATGGTTATGGTTTTCCCTGGCTGTGGTGGTGAATATGGTTATATAGATAATGATATCAAAACACTCGGCTATAAGGTTATATATAAGAAGTGCCAAAATGTGCAATTAGTAGATAAAATAAAACCTCAAGAGAAACCTTTTACGTTCTATTTTGTTGAGAAGTAA
- a CDS encoding MFS transporter, producing MASINTSNQLSTFIVPENLKIKAVSICFIAAFITGGFGAILGLVSPQISSHYHVNVSHIVYIDVLNILGLLIGNALSSKTMSSLGCRNTLLIALIIGLIAQFTIAVGFPLYIYALCALLNGTCVGFLVPAVSQTIHAAYAKSGKSESRLNVLNFFFGAGSAFVPFIGGHIVEHFSWRAVFIGMGCLYLVLLVIIFLTKFEDKSSIKIDNVDNKLESSKPKLLNLSVVLIALAIMIYVYIEYIVSYWFSPYLQEAKHLKVTDVGLIIGLFWGIIAISRLIVGLFVLTRIKPAVYIMISSFITLIGFIIFLIAESLYGFILGGVVLGFGCAAMFPTLLGYGINNANYSSPKVSSFLIMSGSIGASICLFISGFLGQHIDKQVPIILGPILCVIIIVIIFMVHIRKLTSQQNRT from the coding sequence ATGGCATCAATTAATACAAGTAATCAATTATCAACTTTTATAGTCCCAGAAAACTTAAAAATAAAAGCCGTAAGTATTTGTTTCATAGCTGCTTTTATTACAGGTGGTTTTGGAGCTATATTAGGACTAGTATCACCTCAAATTTCTAGTCATTATCATGTAAATGTATCACATATTGTCTATATTGATGTGTTGAATATATTAGGTCTCTTGATAGGTAACGCCTTAAGCTCAAAAACAATGAGCTCTTTAGGTTGCAGAAATACCTTATTAATTGCCTTGATAATAGGCCTTATCGCTCAATTTACTATAGCAGTAGGATTTCCTTTATATATCTATGCTTTGTGCGCTCTTTTAAATGGTACTTGTGTAGGCTTTTTAGTTCCTGCTGTTAGTCAGACTATTCATGCAGCATACGCTAAAAGTGGCAAAAGTGAATCACGCCTAAATGTTCTAAATTTCTTCTTTGGCGCAGGATCTGCATTTGTACCTTTTATTGGTGGTCATATAGTTGAACACTTCTCATGGCGTGCAGTATTTATAGGCATGGGATGCTTATACTTAGTGTTATTAGTAATTATATTTTTGACTAAGTTTGAAGATAAAAGTTCAATCAAAATTGATAACGTAGATAACAAGCTCGAATCATCTAAACCAAAACTTCTAAATCTTAGTGTAGTGCTGATTGCATTAGCGATAATGATTTATGTATATATCGAATATATTGTTTCATATTGGTTCTCACCATATTTACAAGAAGCTAAGCACCTAAAAGTCACCGATGTCGGTCTTATTATCGGCTTATTTTGGGGTATTATTGCTATTTCAAGATTGATTGTAGGACTATTCGTACTTACAAGAATTAAGCCTGCTGTTTATATTATGATAAGTTCATTTATTACTTTGATAGGATTTATAATATTCTTGATTGCTGAGAGTCTTTATGGATTTATATTAGGTGGTGTAGTATTAGGATTTGGATGTGCGGCGATGTTCCCTACACTTCTAGGCTATGGTATAAATAATGCTAATTACTCAAGTCCTAAAGTGTCTTCTTTCTTGATAATGTCTGGCTCAATCGGCGCTTCAATCTGCTTATTTATTTCTGGATTCTTAGGTCAACATATAGACAAACAGGTTCCTATTATACTTGGACCAATTTTATGTGTGATTATTATAGTTATAATTTTTATGGTGCATATAAGAAAGCTTACTTCTCAACAAAATAGAACGTAA
- the pyrF gene encoding orotidine-5'-phosphate decarboxylase — protein MKIMFSADGISKSDLEKTAAVSKYVDCVKIGHILCSTLSFKEIHQLVGDKDIFLDFKLHDIPNTVKTAIENYSKAIPNFKYFTFHGTASDEMVKAALTADTQAIPLAVITLSSDANFDKAGSLAKFQRCVDLGVENFICHPHLVADVRAKFGDKIKLYVPGVRLESDLSDDHFNALTPKKAKELGVDYIIVGRPLLRADDIVEKLKEFKC, from the coding sequence ATGAAAATAATGTTCTCAGCAGATGGTATCTCTAAATCAGATTTAGAGAAAACAGCCGCTGTTTCAAAGTATGTTGACTGTGTTAAAATTGGTCATATTTTATGTTCAACTCTATCATTTAAAGAAATTCATCAATTAGTTGGCGATAAAGATATCTTTTTGGATTTTAAATTACACGATATTCCTAATACAGTTAAAACCGCAATAGAAAACTACTCAAAAGCTATCCCAAATTTTAAATACTTCACATTTCACGGTACTGCTAGTGATGAAATGGTCAAAGCAGCACTTACAGCAGATACTCAAGCAATACCATTAGCTGTGATTACTCTTAGTAGTGATGCTAATTTTGATAAGGCAGGTAGTCTAGCAAAATTTCAGAGATGTGTGGATTTAGGTGTGGAAAACTTTATATGTCATCCACATTTAGTTGCAGATGTTAGAGCAAAATTTGGGGATAAAATCAAATTGTATGTACCAGGTGTGAGACTTGAAAGTGACTTAAGTGATGATCACTTTAATGCTTTGACACCTAAAAAAGCTAAAGAGCTAGGTGTTGACTACATTATCGTAGGTAGACCTCTTCTACGTGCAGATGATATTGTTGAGAAGCTAAAAGAATTTAAGTGTTAA
- a CDS encoding glycoside hydrolase family 32 protein, with amino-acid sequence MLITKLDENSFSLNVKTNCVISFDYNTNQHGQFKLYHNDTVVECHPIQTTTLKTKYYHIEWLLEANKEYILKIVCDTQNISIENGWLYDDSLLEQGGICFSLKHGKWQSCHSHDNSNIRNTKRLQYHFTAKEAWLNDPNGLVYFNGKYHMFYQHYPYGKHTPMLHWGHAVSEDMVHWQHLPIAIYPQNDLDDRYIGGAFSGSATVINNELFLTYTEHFEDLDNTPNIFIEKQNLIKSKDAIHFSKPTTVINHKPDFCSYDFRDTKVWFDEKFDCYYLIIGTYANGYPSVVLYRSNDAESWVYHSILFQEKTLSGRTLECPDLFYLDDKYVLILSIFETKDKKDFNYQSYYYIGDFDGKHFIPKTPLRYIDSAKEFYAPQTFEANGNRYTIGWMNCWEDFKNRAKEDSAGAMSLMRQLRINKDKLLSYPVDNYKNLRNKTIEIRNFDQDIALLSNLIELNLDFSSKEQWQLNLLKTNQNHIFNISYQNNQLIVKNNFSEVMTEASIVDISSQNVSVDIFLDTTSIELFVNKGEESITMRFDPSNIIENTLQIRVANKNDITVKLHQLSSIWE; translated from the coding sequence ATGCTTATAACAAAACTCGATGAAAATTCTTTTAGCCTAAATGTCAAAACTAACTGTGTAATATCTTTTGACTATAATACCAATCAGCATGGGCAATTTAAGCTCTATCACAATGATACAGTTGTAGAATGTCATCCAATCCAAACAACCACACTAAAAACTAAGTATTATCATATTGAGTGGTTACTAGAAGCTAATAAGGAATATATCCTAAAAATTGTTTGTGATACTCAAAATATAAGTATAGAGAACGGTTGGCTGTATGATGATTCTTTGCTTGAGCAGGGAGGTATCTGCTTTAGTCTGAAACATGGTAAATGGCAGTCATGTCATTCTCATGATAATTCAAATATAAGAAATACTAAACGTCTACAATATCACTTCACTGCAAAAGAAGCTTGGTTAAATGATCCAAATGGCCTAGTTTACTTCAATGGTAAATATCATATGTTTTACCAACATTATCCTTATGGTAAGCATACACCAATGCTACACTGGGGACATGCAGTATCTGAAGATATGGTACATTGGCAACATCTACCTATTGCTATATACCCACAAAACGATCTTGATGATAGATATATTGGTGGGGCTTTCTCAGGAAGTGCTACAGTTATCAATAATGAGCTTTTTCTGACTTATACAGAGCACTTTGAAGATTTAGACAATACTCCAAATATCTTTATAGAAAAACAAAATCTCATCAAAAGCAAAGATGCTATTCACTTCTCAAAACCCACAACAGTAATAAATCATAAGCCAGATTTTTGTTCTTATGATTTTAGAGATACTAAAGTATGGTTTGATGAAAAATTTGACTGTTACTACCTAATTATTGGCACCTATGCAAATGGATATCCAAGCGTTGTACTGTATAGATCTAATGATGCTGAGAGCTGGGTTTATCATAGTATCTTATTTCAAGAGAAAACTCTCTCAGGTAGAACATTAGAGTGTCCGGATCTATTTTACCTTGATGATAAATATGTTCTTATTTTGTCAATATTTGAAACTAAAGATAAAAAAGATTTTAATTATCAATCGTATTACTATATTGGTGATTTTGATGGCAAACATTTCATACCTAAGACTCCTCTTAGATATATAGACTCAGCGAAGGAATTTTATGCTCCACAAACTTTCGAAGCTAATGGTAATAGGTATACCATAGGCTGGATGAACTGTTGGGAAGATTTTAAAAATCGAGCAAAAGAAGATTCTGCAGGTGCTATGAGCTTAATGAGACAGCTTAGAATAAACAAAGATAAACTTTTATCTTATCCTGTAGATAATTATAAAAACCTTAGAAATAAAACTATAGAAATCAGAAACTTCGATCAAGATATTGCTCTGCTTTCAAATCTAATAGAACTAAATTTAGATTTTAGCTCTAAAGAGCAATGGCAACTAAATCTTCTTAAAACTAATCAAAATCATATCTTTAATATTAGCTATCAAAATAATCAGTTAATTGTAAAAAATAACTTCTCGGAGGTCATGACAGAAGCTTCTATAGTAGATATATCATCTCAAAATGTAAGTGTAGATATTTTCTTAGATACAACTAGTATAGAGCTTTTTGTTAATAAAGGTGAAGAGTCTATTACGATGCGATTTGATCCTTCTAATATAATAGAAAATACATTACAGATAAGAGTAGCTAATAAAAATGATATAACTGTCAAACTACATCAGCTTAGTTCAATATGGGAATAA
- the dtd gene encoding D-aminoacyl-tRNA deacylase has protein sequence MLSIIQRVNCANVAVDGQKVADINKGILALVCVEKEDTHQNFEKMTDKIIKYRIFEDDVGKMNLSLADINGEIILVPQFTLAADTKKGNRPSFSSGCPPEIAKEKFKEFVDIFKNKYDKVQTGIFGADMKVSLTNDGPVTFTFKV, from the coding sequence ATGCTTAGTATCATACAAAGAGTAAACTGCGCAAATGTAGCGGTTGATGGTCAAAAAGTTGCTGATATAAATAAAGGTATCTTAGCACTAGTGTGTGTTGAGAAAGAAGACACTCACCAAAACTTCGAAAAAATGACTGATAAAATCATCAAGTATCGTATATTTGAAGATGATGTAGGCAAGATGAACTTATCTCTAGCAGATATTAATGGAGAGATAATTCTTGTACCACAATTTACACTTGCTGCTGATACAAAGAAAGGTAATAGACCAAGCTTTAGTAGCGGTTGTCCTCCTGAAATAGCAAAAGAAAAATTCAAAGAGTTTGTAGATATATTCAAGAATAAATATGATAAAGTCCAAACAGGAATATTTGGTGCTGATATGAAAGTGTCTTTGACAAATGATGGTCCTGTAACTTTTACTTTTAAGGTATAA